A single Chiroxiphia lanceolata isolate bChiLan1 chromosome 25, bChiLan1.pri, whole genome shotgun sequence DNA region contains:
- the LOC116798183 gene encoding C4b-binding protein-like, producing MPGLLCPPGQLLALVVLLLQPTGSLEVQCPIPHISNGQLKSAENFTSGSTATLECDPGYTALGATTVRCLANGRWHPRVPACTPGQCSSPPAVDHADLNHRHQFLVGTTLIYSCRHGFTLIPGVSPTTTCLNNFTWSAVPKLCQKVQCPIPVIPHGREISARKTQYTGSQQRIKETFGHQAEFHCDHGYVLKGSQRTQCSSDGTWRPPIPYCDRVCDPPPKITNGQHSALGTKQFPYGFEVKYTCMEGLSLIGDESIYCTSDNGENLTWSGAAPSAGAQQLQGGK from the exons AGGTCCAGTGTCCCATCCCTCATATTTCGAATGGTCAGCTGAAATCTGCAGAGAACTTCAcctctggcagcacagccacgCTCGAGTGCGACCCCGGCTACACAGCCCTGGGTGCCACCACGGTGCGGTGCCTGGCCAACGGCAGGTGGCACCCACGGGTGCCAGCCTGCACCCCAG gccagtgttccagccctcctgctgtCGACCACGCCGACCTAAACCACCGGCACCAGTTTCTAGTCGGGACCACCCTGATCTACTCCTGCAGGCACGGGTTCACTTTGATCCCTGGAGTGTCTCCAACAACTACTTGTCTTAACAATTTCACGTGGTCCGCAGTCCCAAAGCTTTGCCAGA AGGTGCAGTGTCCCATCCCTGTTATCCCCCACGGGAGAGAGATCAGCGCCAGGAAAACCCAGTACACAGGATCACAACAGAGAATCAAGGAAACCTTTGGGCACCAGGCAGAATTCCACTGTGACCATGGCTACGTGCTGAAGGGCAGCCAGAGGACCCAGTGCTCGTCTGATGGGACGTGGAGACCCCCCATCCCATACTGTGACAGGG TCTGTGATCCCCCTCCCAAAATCACCAATGGGCAGCACTCTGCCTTGGGGACTAAGCAGTTCCCATATGGCTTTGAAGTCAAGTACACCTGCATGGAGGGTCTGTCCCTCATTGGGGACGAGTCCATCTACTGCACCTCTGACAACGGGGAGAACCTGACGTGGAGTGGAGCTGCCCCGAGTGCAGGG GCTCAACAGCTCCAGGGTGGGAAATGA